The Gloeomargarita lithophora Alchichica-D10 genomic sequence CTGCATCAGCATTAGAAAGAATACTGACTTGCCAATATCGTTCACCCACATTAATTAAATTTTTATATCTATTTCTGAAATTCTGTTTGATTTTGTCTAAGGGTAAATCTAAACTTAGATAAAGTTCGTGTTCAACAATAACTTCAACTCCTCCCTGTTCCAAAATAGAGCGATACCAGCTATCCAGATTGGTACATTGGGGAAATCCAACATAGCTCTGCCAGCATTTTATTTGGAAAATTTCCATAATTCTTTGCGTTAAATCTAAGCAAAATCTAATTGCTTTTTTGTGTATCTTTTTTGATAAGCTAGGAATTGTCAGTGGTGGCAAAATCGGTCGCCCATGACTGCTAATCATAGGAATTTCATTATCAATAGAAACACTTAAAGGGAAAACGCCTATATCCTGCCCTTCGTGGATTAAAATCACTGAAATATCATGCCAATTTTCTGCTCTTCCTGTTAGATAATATTCAATATAATATTCAATTGTGCTATTCATATAACGAACCGGAATATAATCAAGTTGATTTAATACGGCTTGCCAACGATTGGTATGATTAGGTCTCAACGTATAACTTTCATTGAGAATATCAATTAACTTTTGTAGTCGCTCCGTAAGGTTTTCCTTTTCTAAGCCGATCTCATTCAGCCTAGGATTGATTTCCATCGTCGGTACCTCTACAAGTGAATCTAGGGGTGGTTTCTGCCCATTGGTCGGCGTGCCGGTCGTAGGAGGCTAAATCATTGCGAAGCATCGGGGCATAATAGGGGGGGCGTTTTTATTATGTCAAGATGATGACCACGGTTGTCGGCGGGTGTAGCGTTCTAGCATTGCTGGTGTGGTTGGTGCTGTGGCTGGGACGGGGGGGGTTCTGGCGGGCAGATCAGGTTTTACCTGCGGTTCCGCAACCTATAACCTCTTGGCCGGGGGTGGCGGTATTGATTCCCGCCCGCAATGAGGCCACCACTTTGCCTGAGAGTTTGCCGTCTTTATTGCAACAGCAGTACGCCGGTGATTTAGAAATTTGGTTGATTGATGACCAAAGCACGGATGGCACCGGGGCAGTGGCGGCAGAAATTGCCCAGGAATTGGGTTGTACCGAACGGTTGCATATCCTCACAGGCACCCCTTTACCAGCGGGATGGTCCGGGAAACTGTGGGCGTTAGAGCAGGGCTGGCAGGCGGTGCAAACGCAGGAACATTACCCCAGTAAATTTAAGTATATTTTACTAACAGATGCGGATATCTGTCATGCACCGGACAGTGTGATGCAGTTGGTGGCGCAGGCGCAGACCCACCACCTGGGCTTGGTGTCATGGATGGTGTTATTGCGCTGTGAGTCGTTCTGGGATCGCCTGTTGATTCCGGCCTTTGTATTCTTTTTCCAGAAACTCTATCCCTTTCCCTGGGTGAATGACCCCGCAAAAACCACGGCGGCGGCGGCGGGGGGCTGTATTTTGCTAGAGCAACAGGTACTGCAAAAACTCGGGGGCTTTGCCTGTCTGCGGGGGGCATTGATTGACGATTGCACCCTGGCACAACGGGTCAAGGGTTTGGGGGTGCCGGTCTGGTTGGGGTTGACCGATGCTACCCGGAGTGTGCGACCTTATGGGACGTTGGCTAGCACCTGGGGGATGGTGGCACGGACGGCCTTTACCCAACTCCATTATTCCCCGTGGTTACTCCTGGGCACCCTGCTGGGGATGGGGTTGCTTTATGGGGCACCACTGGTGGGCTGGGGCTGGGGTTTGGTGATGGGAATCCCCTGGTTGTTGGTGGTGGCAGGACTGACTTGGGGTTTGATGGCGGGTTTGTATGCCAAAACCTTACGTTGGTACAATTTACCTACACTATGGGGGCTAACATTACCCCTGGCCGCCGGGTTGTACACCCTGATGACCCTGGATTCGGCGCGTCGCCATTGGCAGGGGCGGGGGGGTGCCTGGAAGGGGCGGGTTTATCCCAAGGGCAGTTGAGGCTCTGGGGGGCGGGGTACCTGACCGTTGCCATTCGCAGGCACTATCAGGTCTTCTACGGTCAAAACCTGGGGGCGAGCCTGACAAATTTCCCAGGTGATCCCCTCCGCTTGCTCCGCCAACAGGTCTTCTAGGTAGCCCGGTTGAGCGGCCACGGCCTCTTCCTCGGTGGCAAAAGGCCCAAAGTAGTAGGCACAGGGGGGATGGGTAGTGCAGATTTTTACCCACCAAGCCAGCCCCACCCGCTCCAACACCGAGGTAAACAGTTCCCGAAACGAATCTTTGAATTTCATAGGTAAAAATACCACCAGTTACGCCACCGCTTTAGCCGCCCAACCCTTGCCCAAATGGTTTCAACTCGATTCTACTCAAAGTAATGCTAAATTTTTGTAATTTTACTTAAATTTTTGTAACGGATTTAACCGCCCATCTCAGATTGGCCTCATTTATCTCTCATCTATCAACTTCATATAACAGTTTGATATAGCCATCTCACGGGGTTTGTGGGCAGANNNNNNNNNNNNNNNNNNNNNNNNNNNNNNNNNNNNNNNNNNNNNNNNNNNNNNNNNNNNNNNNNNNNNNNNNNNNNNNNNNNNNNNNNNNNNNNNNNNNNNNNNNNNNNNNNNNNNNNNNNNNNNNNNNNNNNNNNNNNNNNNNNNNNNNNNNNNNNNNNNNNNNNNNNNNNNNNNNNNNNNNNNNNNNNNNNNNNNNNNNNNNNNNNNNNNNNNNNNNNNNNNNNNNNNNNNNNNNNNNNNNNNNNNNNNNNNNNNNNNNNNNNNNNNNNNNNNNNNNNNNNNNNNNNNNNNNNNNNNNNNNNNNNNNNNNNNNNNNNNNNNNNNNNNNNNNNNNNNNNNNNNNNNNNNNNNNNNNNNNNNNNNNNNNNNNNNNNNNNNNNNNNNNNNNNNNNNNNNNNNNNNNNNNNNNNNNNNNNNNNNNNNNNNNNNNNNNNNNNNNNNNNNNNNNNNNNNNNNNNNNNNNNNNNNNNNNNNNNNNNNNNATGAGGGTTATGCCCCTGCGACCACTTTTTGTAATTTATTTGTAAGTACCATAGCCATCTCACAGGGTTTGTAAACAGATATTTTGCAGAACCAGGATGAGGGTTATGCCCCTGCAAAGACTTTTTACGATTCTTATGGGAGTGCTATGTTTCTGAAACGGTCAGCGGCAGGCGGGCGGGTTGATGTTGGCGGCGGACTTCGTAG encodes the following:
- a CDS encoding FemAB family protein, whose translation is MEINPRLNEIGLEKENLTERLQKLIDILNESYTLRPNHTNRWQAVLNQLDYIPVRYMNSTIEYYIEYYLTGRAENWHDISVILIHEGQDIGVFPLSVSIDNEIPMISSHGRPILPPLTIPSLSKKIHKKAIRFCLDLTQRIMEIFQIKCWQSYVGFPQCTNLDSWYRSILEQGGVEVIVEHELYLSLDLPLDKIKQNFRNRYKNLINVGERYWQVSILSNADAGIWAEFENLHLYVAGRKTRSAASWQAQHRQVANGDAFLVYARDDNHRMIGGGLFTCSRDEAAYSVGAYDRDLFDKPISHVIHSYAIKLMKERQLRWYYIGKRFYHHTSETPTEKEVSISYFKEGFASQMIPGLLIKKSMI
- a CDS encoding glycosyltransferase; amino-acid sequence: MTTVVGGCSVLALLVWLVLWLGRGGFWRADQVLPAVPQPITSWPGVAVLIPARNEATTLPESLPSLLQQQYAGDLEIWLIDDQSTDGTGAVAAEIAQELGCTERLHILTGTPLPAGWSGKLWALEQGWQAVQTQEHYPSKFKYILLTDADICHAPDSVMQLVAQAQTHHLGLVSWMVLLRCESFWDRLLIPAFVFFFQKLYPFPWVNDPAKTTAAAAGGCILLEQQVLQKLGGFACLRGALIDDCTLAQRVKGLGVPVWLGLTDATRSVRPYGTLASTWGMVARTAFTQLHYSPWLLLGTLLGMGLLYGAPLVGWGWGLVMGIPWLLVVAGLTWGLMAGLYAKTLRWYNLPTLWGLTLPLAAGLYTLMTLDSARRHWQGRGGAWKGRVYPKGS
- a CDS encoding DUF1816 domain-containing protein, producing MKFKDSFRELFTSVLERVGLAWWVKICTTHPPCAYYFGPFATEEEAVAAQPGYLEDLLAEQAEGITWEICQARPQVLTVEDLIVPANGNGQVPRPPEPQLPLG